In the genome of Desulfuromonas sp. DDH964, one region contains:
- a CDS encoding pilus assembly FimT family protein: MMDLNDTNGFSFLELTVAILIMAVLAGLSYPSVKTWLDNAAYREASNDVVTQLRIARDRAIGNSSTTTESLAMGALSNGVVLKTGANCDVTSTLAVTFSPDGSVTWSPNGNDADAGKVCIIDRSGTTRYKVKLVSKTTGRIVVYPGNSPE, from the coding sequence ATGATGGATCTCAACGACACAAATGGGTTTTCCTTTCTGGAACTGACGGTCGCCATATTGATCATGGCGGTCCTGGCTGGCTTATCCTACCCGTCAGTCAAGACCTGGCTCGACAACGCTGCCTACCGTGAGGCGAGCAACGACGTGGTCACCCAGCTACGCATTGCCAGGGACAGAGCCATAGGGAACAGCAGTACCACTACCGAATCCCTGGCCATGGGAGCATTGAGCAACGGCGTGGTTCTCAAAACTGGAGCCAACTGTGACGTGACTTCAACCCTGGCGGTGACCTTCTCCCCCGACGGTTCCGTCACCTGGAGCCCGAATGGAAATGACGCCGACGCGGGCAAGGTCTGCATCATCGACCGGTCGGGAACCACCAGGTACAAGGTAAAACTGGTGTCGAAAACGACCGGCAGAATCGTGGTTTATCCTGGAAATTCGCCCGAGTAA
- a CDS encoding Ig domain-containing protein — MRTLPHSLLIGSLVLVALQVGCERQAPPVPQDRPQKAAQEQVEPGAPRAAQDKAELQVSLLPAEATKKNDLRAVVSGAAGALSFRWEINGQEIEGNAGALLSNDLFHAGDQVSVMVRANGQKASSEVLIGNSPPEILEVNYGPSRVYRGVAIVARPEAVDLDGDAVTFEYRWLVNGEENFFPAGDTLPGDQFHKGDRIAVEVLPVDSEGEGQPYLTGEIVVGNAPPVFTSTPPESFRAALYSYPARAEDGDGDPLNYFLVTGPAGMTIDQKSGLVQWPIARDQGGENLVKIGVRDGDGLEAIQEFRLDIALQE; from the coding sequence ATGCGAACCCTGCCTCATTCCCTCCTGATCGGGAGCCTGGTCCTTGTCGCCCTCCAGGTTGGCTGTGAGCGCCAGGCGCCACCAGTGCCGCAGGACCGACCGCAAAAAGCCGCCCAGGAGCAGGTGGAACCGGGGGCTCCCCGGGCAGCCCAGGACAAGGCGGAGCTCCAGGTCAGCCTTCTGCCAGCGGAAGCGACCAAAAAAAATGATCTACGCGCAGTTGTCTCCGGCGCCGCCGGGGCACTTTCCTTCCGCTGGGAGATCAATGGCCAGGAGATCGAGGGGAATGCCGGGGCGCTGTTGTCCAATGACCTTTTCCATGCGGGGGATCAGGTTTCAGTTATGGTCCGGGCCAATGGCCAAAAGGCCAGTAGCGAGGTGCTTATCGGAAACTCGCCGCCGGAAATCCTCGAGGTGAATTATGGCCCTTCCCGGGTCTACCGAGGGGTCGCCATCGTTGCCCGGCCGGAAGCGGTGGACCTTGATGGCGATGCCGTCACCTTCGAGTACCGCTGGCTGGTCAACGGCGAAGAAAATTTCTTTCCAGCAGGAGATACTCTTCCCGGCGACCAGTTTCATAAGGGGGACCGAATAGCCGTCGAGGTCCTCCCCGTGGATAGCGAGGGGGAGGGGCAACCCTACCTGACTGGTGAGATCGTCGTGGGAAACGCCCCACCCGTCTTCACCAGCACGCCCCCGGAGTCGTTTCGGGCAGCGCTCTACTCCTACCCGGCCCGGGCAGAGGATGGTGACGGGGACCCCCTGAACTATTTCCTGGTAACCGGTCCGGCTGGAATGACCATCGATCAGAAGAGCGGCCTGGTTCAATGGCCCATCGCTCGAGATCAGGGCGGAGAAAATCTGGTCAAAATCGGTGTACGCGATGGGGATGGGCTGGAGGCGATTCAGGAGTTCCGCCTTGACATTGCCCTCCAGGAATAA
- a CDS encoding pilus assembly protein — MKFGMMSRGILLLALVWAGIAHAGLPDRYIGDTSIYSGTSVKLKPNVMILVDTSKNMSQGGGTDPYDKNTVYPGTYATNMIYSQLNAGNYQAYVADVNAAGVCAEAKTALLEYGFYNKGLKKTSGDCSSKSSDIGNYYLGNLLNKTQAVPAPTATWQPSTAYAVGDVVRPTDASNTNTYRCTNTGTSGLTEPTWPTAAGGTVTDNGVGWEITATLMEVVKAVLKQAAGALAQDIKIGIATVGPNNAGGYVRAEVKDVSPVMFDPGTGTMVPNPTGIANFDALTTVINNLGFISSNTSMPMNEALYDMLHYYQGNNDSTQKLASGAAVFSAPAPIDYACQKNYVLVLTTGSSTASPQAEGAVGDQDGNGLAGRVDDAAKLLYETDMLPDVHGADKTEGYQRVQTSVIQLMTSYVQELDQTTDGSHGRGDYFLANNTEELTDALLNLMNNIVREAETAFVAPVVPASPENRTYSGKRIYIGFFKPISQKPWYGNLKKFGINSDLEIVSANGVDLATNNDGTFNAGATSFWSDNNNQYTVTGDSGDVQRGGVGGQLMARNLATAPRKIWTWTGNAAKMNMTDTENLVALGNANLTSAMLDVADATERSKLIKYLQGYDGYNDGGNGDTEKREWLLGDILHSKPLVVNYKRYVLTEANESDPAINKTFIFQGANDGMLHCFRDADGGEEWAFIPPDLLPRLKNLRDTAHSYFVDGTPSVYIHDANNDGQVVPADGDFAILIFGLRRGGGLQSLSEAGFRGGFYALDVSNPAAPKYIGKISNLSANFGEMAETWAQPRLARVQVGSQRKIVAFVGAGYDTVEDLRFGNTQTYPSGATEVPLPSGAPDSFISGGSNSPKLASMKAINLNF, encoded by the coding sequence ATGAAGTTCGGGATGATGTCTCGGGGAATTCTGTTGCTGGCCCTGGTTTGGGCCGGCATCGCCCATGCCGGCCTGCCGGACCGCTATATCGGGGACACTTCGATTTACAGCGGCACCTCGGTCAAGCTCAAGCCCAACGTCATGATTCTGGTCGACACCAGCAAGAACATGAGCCAGGGCGGCGGAACCGATCCCTACGATAAAAACACCGTCTATCCAGGCACCTATGCCACCAATATGATCTACAGCCAACTGAACGCCGGCAACTACCAGGCCTACGTCGCCGACGTCAACGCCGCCGGAGTCTGCGCCGAGGCCAAGACCGCGCTGCTGGAATATGGCTTCTACAACAAGGGCCTGAAAAAGACCTCCGGGGACTGCTCCAGCAAGAGCAGCGATATCGGCAACTACTACCTGGGTAACCTACTCAACAAGACCCAGGCAGTGCCGGCGCCGACGGCCACCTGGCAGCCCAGTACAGCCTATGCGGTCGGCGATGTGGTCCGCCCCACCGATGCCAGCAACACCAACACCTACCGCTGTACCAATACCGGCACGTCAGGCCTGACCGAACCGACCTGGCCGACCGCCGCCGGCGGTACCGTCACCGACAATGGGGTCGGCTGGGAAATCACCGCCACCCTCATGGAGGTGGTCAAGGCGGTCCTCAAGCAGGCGGCGGGCGCCCTCGCCCAGGACATCAAGATCGGTATCGCCACCGTCGGACCGAACAACGCCGGGGGGTACGTGCGGGCCGAGGTCAAGGATGTGTCCCCCGTGATGTTTGATCCCGGCACCGGCACCATGGTCCCCAACCCGACGGGCATCGCCAACTTCGATGCCCTGACCACCGTCATCAACAACCTCGGCTTCATCTCCAGCAATACCTCCATGCCGATGAACGAGGCGTTGTACGACATGCTTCATTACTACCAGGGGAACAACGACAGCACCCAGAAGCTGGCCTCCGGCGCCGCGGTTTTTTCGGCCCCCGCCCCCATCGACTACGCCTGCCAGAAGAACTATGTTCTGGTGCTGACCACCGGCAGCTCCACCGCCAGCCCGCAGGCCGAAGGTGCCGTCGGCGACCAGGACGGCAACGGCCTGGCCGGCCGGGTGGACGATGCCGCCAAGCTCCTCTATGAAACTGACATGCTCCCCGACGTCCACGGAGCCGATAAGACCGAGGGTTACCAGCGGGTCCAGACCAGCGTCATCCAGCTGATGACCTCCTACGTCCAGGAACTCGACCAGACCACCGATGGCAGCCACGGCCGGGGCGACTACTTCCTGGCCAACAACACCGAAGAGCTGACCGACGCCCTGTTGAACCTGATGAACAATATCGTTCGGGAAGCGGAGACCGCCTTTGTCGCGCCGGTCGTTCCGGCCAGCCCGGAAAACCGTACCTACAGCGGCAAAAGAATCTATATCGGCTTTTTCAAGCCCATCTCCCAGAAGCCCTGGTACGGCAACCTGAAAAAATTCGGTATCAACAGCGATCTCGAAATAGTCAGTGCCAACGGCGTGGACCTGGCCACCAACAATGACGGCACCTTCAACGCCGGTGCCACTTCCTTCTGGAGCGATAACAACAATCAATATACGGTCACCGGCGATTCCGGCGACGTTCAGCGGGGCGGGGTTGGCGGACAGCTCATGGCCCGAAACCTGGCCACCGCCCCGCGCAAGATCTGGACCTGGACCGGTAATGCCGCCAAGATGAATATGACCGATACGGAAAACCTTGTCGCGCTGGGCAACGCGAACCTGACCAGCGCCATGCTCGATGTCGCCGACGCCACCGAACGTAGCAAGCTCATCAAGTACCTGCAGGGATACGACGGTTACAACGACGGCGGCAACGGCGACACGGAGAAGCGGGAATGGCTGCTCGGCGACATCCTCCACTCCAAGCCCCTGGTGGTGAATTACAAGCGTTATGTCCTGACTGAGGCCAACGAGAGTGATCCGGCCATCAACAAGACCTTTATCTTCCAGGGGGCCAACGACGGTATGCTCCACTGTTTCCGGGATGCCGACGGGGGTGAGGAATGGGCGTTCATCCCCCCGGACCTCCTGCCACGGCTGAAGAACCTCAGGGATACCGCCCACAGTTACTTCGTCGACGGCACCCCGTCCGTCTACATCCACGATGCCAACAATGACGGTCAGGTCGTCCCCGCGGACGGCGATTTCGCCATCCTGATTTTCGGCCTCCGCCGTGGCGGCGGGCTGCAATCCCTCTCGGAGGCCGGCTTCCGTGGCGGCTTCTACGCCCTCGACGTAAGCAACCCGGCGGCGCCCAAATATATCGGCAAGATCTCCAATCTGAGCGCGAATTTCGGCGAGATGGCCGAAACTTGGGCACAGCCCCGCCTGGCGCGGGTACAAGTCGGCAGTCAGCGCAAAATCGTGGCCTTCGTCGGCGCCGGGTACGACACGGTGGAGGACCTCCGTTTTGGCAACACCCAGACCTATCCCAGCGGTGCCACGGAAGTCCCGCTCCCATCGGGGGCGCCGGACAGTTTCATCTCAGGTGGGTCGAATTCCCCGAAGCTTGCTTCGATGAAAGCGATCAATCTAAACTTTTGA